A single region of the Apodemus sylvaticus chromosome 7, mApoSyl1.1, whole genome shotgun sequence genome encodes:
- the Fbxl22 gene encoding F-box and leucine-rich protein 22, whose product MHITQLNRECLLCLFSFLDKDSRKSLSRTCSQLRDVFEDPTLWPLLHFHSLAELKKDNFRLSPALRSLSICWHSSRVQVCSIEDWLKSALQRSICSQHESLVNDFLLQVCNRCPNLTSVTLSGCGHVTDDCLAHLLLSCPRLRTLRLENCARVTNRTLAAVAAHGRALQTLHVDFCRNVSAAGLLRLRAACPNLILSAEHSAAMIPDQPPRARVCAASVFSAAPGRQSVRHPTGSY is encoded by the exons ATGCACATAACCCAGCTCAATCGGGAGTGTCTGCTGTGCCTCTTTTCCTTCCTGGACAAGGACAGCCGGAAGAGCCTCTCCAGGACTTGCTCCCAGCTCCGAGATGTGTTTGAGGACCCcaccctctggcctctgctgcacTTCCACTCCCTCGCAGAGCTCAAGAAAGACAACTTCCGGCTGAGTCCTGCGCTGCGCAGCCTGTCCATCTGTTGGCATTCCAGCCGTGTGCAGGTGTGCAGCATCGAGGACTGGCTCAAGAGCGCCCTCCAGAGGAGCATCTGCAGCCAGCACGAGAGCCTGGTTAATGATTTCCTCCTGCAGGTGTGCAACAG GTGCCCTAACCTGACGTCTGTCACACTTTCGGGCTGCGGCCACGTCACGGACGACTGCCTGGCGCACTTGCTGCTCAGCTGCCCGCGCCTGCGTACGCTGCGCCTCGAGAACTGCGCGCGCGTTACCAACCGCACGCTGGCGGCCGTGGCCGCGCACGGGCGCGCGCTGCAGACACTGCACGTGGACTTTTGCCGCAACGTGAGCGCCGCCGGCCTGCTCCGCCTACGCGCCGCTTGTCCAAACCTGATCCTGAGCGCCGAACACAGCGCGGCCATGATTCCCGATCAGCCgccgcgcgcgcgcgtgtgcgctgCCTCAGTTTTCTCGGCTGCACCGGGGAGACAAAGCGTGCGTCACCCCACGGGTTCCTATTGA